A stretch of Caldisericum sp. DNA encodes these proteins:
- the rplI gene encoding 50S ribosomal protein L9, with the protein MKIKVLLLQNVKGLGNAKSIVSVSKGYALNYLIPKGLAKVVDEDTAETIVDESKNVEERRIAQAKKEKEILESKELIFKANAGTGDKLFGSITAQDIEDKIKKVFQIDIDKKKIVLDTPIKKLGVYTIPVKLYKEVQAELKVRVEKE; encoded by the coding sequence ATGAAAATCAAGGTTCTTCTTTTACAGAATGTAAAAGGCTTGGGGAACGCAAAGAGCATAGTCTCAGTTTCAAAGGGCTATGCTCTTAATTATCTTATCCCAAAAGGTCTTGCAAAGGTTGTTGATGAAGATACTGCAGAGACAATTGTCGATGAGTCAAAGAATGTAGAGGAGCGAAGAATCGCGCAGGCAAAGAAGGAAAAAGAAATTCTTGAGTCAAAAGAACTCATTTTCAAGGCAAATGCAGGCACGGGAGACAAACTTTTTGGCTCAATAACCGCTCAAGACATCGAAGATAAAATTAAAAAAGTCTTTCAAATTGATATCGATAAGAAAAAAATCGTCCTTGACACCCCGATTAAAAAACTTGGAGTTTATACAATTCCTGTAAAACTTTACAAGGAAGTCCAGGCAGAACTCAAGGTAAGAGTTGAAAAAGAATAA
- a CDS encoding 30S ribosomal protein S18: protein MESPKRVAKKGYFFRQKRKVCVFCARNEEIDYKDVAKLSRFISEKGKILPRRNTGLCAKHQRQLARAIKRARIMALLPFVKI, encoded by the coding sequence ATGGAATCACCAAAAAGAGTTGCAAAGAAAGGATACTTCTTCAGACAGAAGAGGAAAGTCTGCGTATTTTGTGCAAGAAACGAAGAGATTGACTATAAAGATGTTGCAAAACTTTCACGTTTCATAAGCGAGAAAGGTAAGATTCTTCCACGAAGGAACACAGGGCTTTGCGCAAAACACCAGAGGCAACTTGCAAGAGCAATTAAGCGTGCTCGTATAATGGCACTTTTGCCTTTCGTTAAGATTTAA